The following are encoded together in the Clostridium sp. BJN0013 genome:
- a CDS encoding ferrous iron transport protein A yields the protein MKTLKDIKCGETVTVVKVHGKGAIKRRFMDMGLTKGAEIYVRKVAPFGDPVEINVKGYELSLRKEEALIVEVS from the coding sequence ATGAAGACGTTGAAAGACATCAAATGTGGTGAGACAGTTACTGTTGTTAAGGTACATGGAAAGGGTGCCATTAAAAGAAGATTTATGGACATGGGCTTGACTAAAGGTGCTGAAATTTATGTGCGTAAGGTAGCTCCCTTTGGAGATCCAGTAGAAATTAATGTAAAAGGCTATGAGCTCAGTCTGAGAAAAGAAGAGGCCTTAATAGTAGAAGTTAGTTAG
- a CDS encoding NRAMP family divalent metal transporter, which translates to MNGLNENRLEGFNIGKSKFYNSIDKKEKKYLDHSTLLWTVIGPGLLAAMGDNDAGGVISYCVTGIKFGISLFIPLCICLIIIPYAVQEMSMRVGTISQSSLIKLIEKHYGKYWVRYHVAALFVENILMLSTEFIGMTAGLIVIGIPIWMCTAISLVLILSIVTFAGYKKKERMALLIGSSNIIFIVIAFIVHPNVVTSPYNFMPLNLVHGSNDLLWYIAAIAGNSIAPWMVFFQSSAYVDKGGAGKSDIFERRVDIRIGCIVQVIIAICILISGAALFGHIQNIENAGPAELIIGFTDYCGRGIGTLFALGIFNAGLLASITISLSSSWCVADAFNWPCSLNDKIREAPKFYIIYIGSVIIAAMIILIPNLPLNYIALITQIIGGIIMIPIIIFIILMANKKDIMGKYKNTLFINIRAYMVAAILIGITILLLWNFL; encoded by the coding sequence ATGAATGGTTTAAATGAAAATAGATTAGAAGGATTTAATATAGGTAAATCAAAATTTTATAATAGTATAGATAAGAAAGAAAAAAAATATTTAGATCACAGTACATTATTATGGACAGTTATAGGTCCGGGACTTTTGGCTGCCATGGGAGATAATGATGCTGGGGGAGTCATATCTTATTGTGTAACAGGTATTAAATTTGGCATAAGTTTATTCATTCCCCTATGTATTTGTCTTATTATAATACCCTATGCAGTTCAGGAAATGTCAATGAGGGTTGGTACTATAAGTCAAAGCAGCCTTATAAAACTTATTGAAAAGCACTATGGCAAGTATTGGGTAAGGTATCATGTAGCTGCTTTGTTTGTTGAAAATATTTTAATGCTTTCTACGGAATTTATAGGTATGACTGCAGGTTTAATTGTCATTGGAATACCTATTTGGATGTGTACAGCTATTAGTTTGGTGCTGATACTATCAATTGTTACGTTTGCAGGATACAAAAAAAAAGAAAGAATGGCACTTTTAATTGGCAGTTCCAATATAATATTTATTGTGATTGCATTTATTGTTCATCCTAATGTAGTAACTAGTCCGTATAATTTTATGCCCTTGAATTTAGTTCATGGCAGTAATGATTTATTGTGGTATATTGCAGCTATTGCAGGTAATTCGATAGCTCCCTGGATGGTATTTTTTCAAAGCAGTGCTTATGTGGATAAAGGTGGTGCAGGGAAAAGTGATATTTTTGAAAGGCGTGTGGATATTCGTATAGGGTGTATAGTTCAGGTGATAATTGCAATTTGTATACTTATTTCTGGAGCAGCATTATTTGGACATATACAGAATATAGAAAATGCAGGACCTGCTGAACTGATAATTGGTTTTACAGATTATTGTGGTAGAGGCATAGGCACATTATTTGCTTTAGGTATATTTAATGCAGGCCTTCTTGCTTCCATTACAATATCACTATCTTCTTCCTGGTGTGTGGCAGATGCATTTAATTGGCCTTGCAGCTTGAATGATAAAATAAGGGAAGCACCTAAATTCTATATTATATACATTGGAAGTGTGATTATAGCGGCAATGATTATTTTAATACCTAATCTGCCTTTAAATTATATAGCACTTATTACTCAAATAATAGGTGGAATTATAATGATTCCTATTATTATTTTTATTATATTGATGGCAAATAAAAAGGATATTATGGGTAAATATAAAAATACTTTATTCATAAACATAAGGGCTTATATGGTTGCAGCAATATTAATAGGAATAACTATACTTCTTTTATGGAATTTTTTATAA
- a CDS encoding Na+/H+ antiporter NhaC family protein, giving the protein MKKDNISIGYRTFILTFTLMAIIMCIIFNVLLFYGLFISVIFSLGMFKVCGFTFKELLIMITNSFIECKELFILILLIGITIPIWFSSGIIPAMMFYGFNYIIGKNLIFVAFIFTSLVSIFIGSAVACISTIGIALLGLGKIFQVPDYILLGAIVSGAFLADKLSPISGLVNLMISTVKISYKEALISMLRTILPAYIIVSIVYFYMGRNYTIAQYALGDFQKSIGENYFMSPLLLLVPVLIFLLCFLGVKMVKSLLAGVTVGIVISIFFQKVSLVKIFSYVLFGYKGHTTSLQLDKILVGGGIQSIVSIFFIIMMAVALSSIFSGTGIINPIINKMISKVECKEEIIVKTGVISSMLTIICDQSMGIILPGELLRDKYKKLKIENHVLARTISDTGVMVAPLIPWNGNSLFILALTGVSSIKYGPYALLCYVLPVVALCLVFSQKIFQEENC; this is encoded by the coding sequence GTGAAAAAGGATAATATTTCTATTGGCTATAGAACATTTATTTTAACTTTTACACTTATGGCTATTATAATGTGTATAATTTTTAATGTTCTTTTATTTTATGGATTGTTTATAAGTGTAATTTTTTCTTTAGGCATGTTCAAAGTATGTGGTTTTACATTTAAAGAACTTTTAATAATGATTACAAATAGTTTTATAGAATGCAAGGAACTTTTTATCTTAATATTACTTATAGGAATAACTATTCCAATATGGTTTTCCTCGGGAATTATACCTGCTATGATGTTTTATGGATTTAATTATATAATAGGTAAAAATTTAATATTTGTAGCATTTATATTTACATCTTTAGTTTCAATTTTTATTGGTTCCGCAGTTGCCTGTATAAGTACTATAGGAATTGCATTACTTGGCCTTGGCAAGATATTTCAAGTTCCAGACTATATTCTTCTTGGAGCCATTGTTTCAGGTGCATTTTTAGCGGATAAACTTTCCCCAATTTCAGGACTGGTAAATCTTATGATTTCTACTGTTAAGATATCCTATAAGGAAGCACTTATATCCATGCTAAGAACTATTTTACCTGCTTATATAATTGTATCTATAGTTTATTTTTATATGGGTAGAAATTACACTATAGCGCAGTATGCATTAGGTGATTTTCAAAAATCTATTGGAGAAAATTATTTTATGTCTCCCCTGCTTTTATTGGTACCGGTTTTAATATTTTTGTTATGCTTTTTAGGAGTAAAGATGGTTAAATCCCTACTTGCAGGGGTAACTGTAGGAATAGTAATAAGTATTTTTTTTCAGAAGGTATCTTTGGTAAAAATTTTTAGTTATGTTCTGTTTGGATATAAAGGGCATACTACTTCATTGCAATTAGATAAAATATTGGTGGGAGGAGGCATTCAGTCAATAGTTAGTATATTTTTTATAATAATGATGGCTGTTGCTTTAAGCAGTATATTTAGTGGTACTGGAATTATAAATCCTATAATAAATAAAATGATTTCTAAAGTAGAGTGTAAAGAAGAGATTATTGTAAAAACAGGGGTTATAAGTTCTATGTTAACTATAATTTGCGATCAAAGTATGGGAATAATACTACCAGGAGAACTGTTAAGAGATAAATATAAAAAATTGAAAATTGAAAATCATGTTTTAGCCAGGACCATATCTGATACAGGAGTTATGGTGGCACCCTTGATACCCTGGAATGGAAATTCACTGTTTATTTTAGCACTTACAGGAGTGTCATCAATCAAATATGGGCCTTATGCATTATTGTGTTATGTTTTACCTGTAGTTGCTTTATGCCTAGTTTTTTCACAAAAAATATTTCAAGAAGAGAATTGTTAG
- the infC gene encoding translation initiation factor IF-3, giving the protein MYIINRVNNLNEEIKVEKIRLVGEKDSIIINTKEALNIAREKGLDLVMVSPQAKPPVCKIMNYSKFVYEQSKKAKLAKKNQKIVELKEIRLSATIEENDVEIKANNARKFLAKGNKVKVSIRFRGRQNNYTNLGRNVLNIFLSKVEEEASVERAPKLEGNNMFMILAPKK; this is encoded by the coding sequence GTGTATATTATTAATAGAGTTAATAACTTAAATGAAGAAATTAAAGTAGAAAAAATTAGATTGGTAGGAGAAAAAGATAGTATTATTATAAATACTAAAGAGGCTTTAAATATAGCCAGGGAAAAGGGCTTGGATTTAGTAATGGTTTCGCCTCAGGCTAAACCACCTGTGTGTAAAATAATGAACTATAGTAAATTTGTCTATGAGCAATCTAAAAAGGCGAAGCTGGCTAAAAAGAATCAAAAAATTGTGGAGTTGAAAGAAATTAGACTGAGTGCTACTATCGAGGAAAATGATGTAGAAATTAAAGCTAATAACGCAAGAAAATTTTTAGCTAAAGGTAATAAAGTTAAGGTATCTATAAGGTTTAGGGGGAGACAAAATAATTATACAAATTTAGGTAGAAATGTTTTGAATATATTTTTAAGCAAGGTGGAAGAGGAAGCATCTGTAGAAAGAGCTCCTAAATTAGAAGGGAATAATATGTTTATGATTCTAGCTCCTAAAAAGTAG
- a CDS encoding ferrous iron transport protein A, whose product MIPITMIKVGETGSIKNILGNDDTRRHLEHLGFVLGEDVTVVAEIAGDIIVNVKDARIALNKSMAKRIIV is encoded by the coding sequence ATGATACCTATTACAATGATAAAAGTAGGAGAAACAGGCAGTATTAAAAATATTTTAGGTAATGATGATACCCGTCGCCATCTGGAGCATCTTGGGTTTGTTCTTGGAGAAGATGTAACTGTAGTGGCTGAAATAGCTGGAGATATTATTGTAAATGTAAAAGATGCTCGTATTGCCTTAAATAAATCTATGGCAAAGAGGATTATTGTATAG